A region from the Polaribacter sp. Hel1_33_78 genome encodes:
- a CDS encoding SLC13 family permease: protein MLVILTITIGVFIWGKYSPDVVALVSMLSLFLCGILNLNETLSGFSNPTVIMIAALFIIGEGLSQTGWTALAGRKLIDLAGKSVPKLLVIITLGSGVLSGFVSNTGTVATLLPATISSAWSIGTLPSKILIPVAFGSNTGGLLTLTGTPPNIIVNNSLIEAGFEGFSFFEFGLIGLPLLIIAILYFRYIGFKLLPKNKTNNKPINIDSTLHEWIEVYKIENDYYRLRIRSVSPLINTKISNWDLENKYKINIIRLKRRHPNRLKGTQPFIEMPKENTELRYHDIITVKGTTEDINKLMINFRLGLLAKESAESELRNNLISQEVGMSEVLVTPNSRLVGREIKLHEYFKRYDIQLLATSRHRKPYLEDLITVKSGDSFIIRGPWRNIEKLKNQHENLVVVGSPEEMLKDVDDLTPKSYIALGALILMIVMLVFKVVPGSIAALISSGIVLFAGCIPFSKAYKAISWTSVVMIAAMIPMGVAIQKTGAAVMISNAIIDLLGKENPTLLLAGIFLLTTTFSQFINNSATAVLMAPIVLLTASILQVNPEPLLITIAISASTAFLTPIGTTTNAMVMSSGNYKFMDYFKVGLPLLIIFLITTIILVPIIWPF, encoded by the coding sequence ATGCTCGTTATTTTAACAATTACAATTGGTGTGTTTATTTGGGGAAAATACTCTCCAGATGTCGTTGCCCTAGTATCCATGCTAAGCTTATTTTTATGTGGAATTTTAAATCTAAATGAAACTTTAAGTGGTTTTAGCAATCCTACCGTAATTATGATCGCTGCTTTGTTTATCATTGGTGAAGGTTTATCACAAACAGGATGGACCGCCTTAGCAGGGAGAAAACTAATTGATTTAGCAGGGAAAAGTGTTCCTAAACTATTAGTGATTATTACTCTAGGTTCTGGAGTTTTATCTGGTTTTGTTAGTAATACAGGTACAGTAGCTACTTTATTACCTGCCACAATATCTTCCGCTTGGAGTATTGGTACATTACCTTCAAAAATATTAATTCCTGTTGCTTTTGGATCTAATACTGGTGGTTTGCTAACATTAACGGGAACTCCACCAAATATTATTGTAAACAATAGTTTAATTGAAGCTGGTTTTGAAGGTTTTTCTTTCTTTGAATTTGGATTGATTGGTTTGCCTCTTTTAATCATTGCCATTTTATATTTTAGATATATAGGTTTTAAACTTTTACCTAAAAACAAAACCAACAACAAACCAATTAATATAGATTCTACGCTCCATGAATGGATTGAAGTCTATAAAATTGAAAATGATTATTACAGACTAAGAATAAGATCTGTATCTCCATTAATCAATACAAAAATTAGTAATTGGGATTTAGAAAATAAGTATAAAATAAATATTATTCGTTTAAAGAGAAGACACCCAAATCGATTAAAAGGAACACAACCTTTTATTGAAATGCCTAAGGAAAATACCGAATTGCGATATCATGATATTATTACTGTAAAAGGTACCACTGAAGATATTAATAAATTGATGATTAATTTTAGATTAGGACTTTTAGCAAAAGAGTCCGCTGAAAGCGAATTAAGAAACAATTTAATAAGTCAAGAGGTAGGAATGTCTGAGGTTTTGGTTACACCTAATTCGCGATTAGTGGGAAGAGAAATTAAATTACATGAATATTTTAAAAGATATGACATTCAGTTATTAGCTACTTCTAGACACAGAAAACCGTATTTAGAAGATTTAATTACTGTAAAATCTGGAGATAGTTTTATTATTAGAGGTCCTTGGAGAAATATAGAAAAGTTAAAAAATCAACACGAAAATTTAGTTGTAGTTGGAAGTCCAGAAGAAATGTTAAAAGATGTAGATGATTTAACTCCTAAATCATACATAGCATTAGGTGCTTTAATATTAATGATTGTGATGTTAGTTTTTAAAGTTGTTCCAGGTTCTATTGCTGCTTTAATTTCTTCAGGAATTGTACTATTTGCTGGCTGCATACCTTTTTCTAAAGCATACAAAGCTATTAGTTGGACGAGTGTGGTAATGATTGCTGCTATGATTCCTATGGGGGTTGCAATACAAAAAACTGGTGCTGCAGTAATGATTTCTAATGCTATTATTGATTTACTAGGAAAAGAAAATCCGACTTTATTATTGGCAGGAATCTTTTTACTAACTACAACATTTAGTCAATTTATAAATAATTCTGCAACAGCTGTTTTAATGGCTCCAATTGTATTATTAACTGCGAGCATCTTGCAAGTAAATCCTGAACCACTTTTAATTACTATTGCCAT